In bacterium YEK0313, one genomic interval encodes:
- the trpF_1 gene encoding N-(5'-phosphoribosyl)anthranilate isomerase, producing MPAMETALDAGADMVGLVFFEKSPRNVSLATACTLSGRTCGRAGVVALTVDPSDDFLADVMANLKPDLIQLHGAETPERVADIRQRFKVRTMKAIGVAEAADLAAVPAYAAVSELILLDAKPPKNDHALPGGNGLTFDWRLVAGLDPGRPVMLSGGLDPANVADAIKLTRLGGVDVSSGVESAPGVKDPVKIRAFVAAARQAAAEMAAGAGDKR from the coding sequence ATGCCCGCCATGGAAACGGCGCTCGACGCCGGCGCCGACATGGTCGGGCTGGTGTTTTTCGAGAAGAGCCCGCGCAACGTCTCGCTCGCAACCGCCTGCACCCTGTCGGGCCGCACCTGCGGGCGGGCCGGCGTCGTGGCGCTGACCGTCGATCCGAGCGACGACTTTCTCGCCGACGTGATGGCCAATCTCAAGCCGGACCTCATCCAGCTTCACGGCGCCGAAACGCCCGAGCGGGTCGCCGACATCAGGCAGCGCTTCAAGGTCCGTACGATGAAGGCCATCGGCGTCGCCGAAGCCGCCGATCTCGCGGCCGTGCCGGCCTATGCCGCGGTTTCCGAGTTGATCCTGCTCGATGCCAAGCCGCCGAAGAACGACCACGCCCTGCCCGGCGGCAACGGCCTGACATTCGACTGGCGCCTGGTCGCCGGCCTTGACCCCGGACGCCCGGTCATGCTTTCCGGTGGCCTCGATCCCGCGAACGTCGCCGATGCGATCAAGCTGACCCGTCTTGGCGGCGTGGACGTCTCGTCCGGCGTGGAAAGCGCCCCCGGCGTCAAGGATCCGGTGAAGATCAGGGCCTTCGTGGCCGCCGCACGCCAGGCCGCGGCCGAAATGGCGGCCGGCGCAGGAGACAAGCGATGA